Proteins encoded together in one Macadamia integrifolia cultivar HAES 741 chromosome 8, SCU_Mint_v3, whole genome shotgun sequence window:
- the LOC122087608 gene encoding uncharacterized protein LOC122087608 produces the protein MPSISRWGRESNTMGGTSSLSHSPHHPHSGIKADEHQYGKSLASWEQKQLHPTQQRTFWCLGLGTFRTLITWFLLIVSMLYILYSSNLLLVNEPRDLNCVSATSVLSTDEHLSSSNQFLHHTNSTSSSTSHLAEEEQSPRQFDTELKHIVFGIAASSNLWEKRKEYIKQWWRPRVTRGVVWMDKPVKTGRNEGLPEIRISGNTSKFPYTNRQGSRSALRISRVVSEMARLKMKDVRWLVMGDDDTVFVVDNVVRVLSKYDHRQFYYVGSSSESHIQNIFFSYAMAYGGGGFAISYPLAKALEKMQDRCIQRYPGLYGSDDRIQACMAELGVPLTRETGFHQYDVYGDLLGLLAAHPITPLVSLHHLDVVDPIFPGKSRPKAIQHLFNSIRLDSASIMQQSICYDKKRDWSISVSWGYVVQILRGVISPRELEMPTRTFLNWYKRADYTAYAFNTRPVTKHPCQKPFIFYMNAIKYDRVKKQTLGIYSRHKAPQPYCRWKMDSPEAIDNIVVIKRPDNQRWQKSPRRDCCRVLSSSKKSTMYLSVGNCQDGETSGL, from the exons ATGCCAAGCATTTCTCGTTGGGGAAGAGAATCAAACACTATGGGCGGAACAAGCAGTCTCAGCCACAGCCCCCACCACCCACACAGCGGCATCAAAGCCGACGAACATCAGTATGGGAAGAGCTTAGCGAGTTGGGAACAGAAACAATTGCATCCAACCCAACAACGCACATTCTGGTGTTTAGGCCTTGGCACCTTCAGAACCCTCATCACCTGGTTCCTCCTCATTGTTTCCATGCTCTACATTCTCTATTCTTCCAATCTCCTCCTCGTCAATGAACCCCGCGACTTGAATTGCGTCTCCGCGACTTCCGTCCTCTCCACCGACGaacatctctcttcttctaatcAATTCCTCCACCATACCAATTCCACTTCCTCTTCTACCTCTCATCTAGCAGAGGAAGAACAATCCCCTCGTCAATTCGATACGGAGCTCAAACACATTGTGTTTGGCATTGCAGCGTCGTCCAATCTGTGGGAAAAGAGGAAGGAATATATCAAACAGTGGTGGAGGCCAAGGGTGACGAGAGGTGTGGTGTGGATGGACAAGCCCGTCAAGACCGGCCGCAACGAAGGGTTGCCGGAGATCCGGATCTCCGGCAACACCTCCAAATTCCCCTATACGAACAGGCAGGGGAGCCGGTCTGCGCTGAGGATATCGAGGGTGGTTTCGGAGATGGCGAGGCTTAAGATGAAAGACGTGAGGTGGTTGGTGATGGGTGACGATGATACGGTGTTCGTGGTGGATAACGTGGTGAGGGTGCTCTCCAAGTACGATCACCGACAGTTCTACTACGTGGGTAGCTCCTCAGAAAGCCATATCCAGAACATCTTCTTCTCCTACGCCATGGCTTACGGAGGGGGCGGTTTTGCCATCAGCTATCCCTTGGCAAAGGCTCTGGAGAAGATGCAGGATCGCTGCATCCAAAGGTATCCTGGCTTGTATGGCAGTGACGACCGTATACAAGCCTGTATGGCCGAGCTGGGTGTGCCCCTCACCAGAGAAACCGGCTTCCATCAG TATGATGTGTATGGAGACCTCTTGGGTCTATTAGCTGCCCATCCTATAACTCCATTAGTATCATTGCACCACCTTGATGTGGTGGATCCTATATTTCCAGGCAAGAGCAGACCCAAAGCCATCCAGCACCTCTTCAATTCCATCAGACTTGATTCCGCCAGTATAATGCAACAATCCATCTGCTATGACAAGAAGAGAGACTGGTCAATCTCTGTCTCATGGGGCTATGTTGTTCAGATCTTAAGGGGTGTCATCTCACCCAGAGAACTTGAAATGCCTACCAGGACATTCCTCAATTGGTACAAAAGAGCTGATTACACTGCTTATGCCTTCAACACTAGGCCTGTAACTAAGCATCCATGCCAAAAGCCTTTTATTTTCTACATGAATGCTATCAAATACGACCGGGTTAAGAAGCAAACACTGGGGATCTACTCTCGCCATAAAGCTCCACAACCTTATTGCAGGTGGAAAATGGATTCACCAGAGGCAATTGATAACATTGTTGTCATAAAGAGACCCGATAATCAGCGATGGCAGAAG TCACCAAGGAGGGATTGTTGTAGAGTTTTGTCATCAAGTAAGAAATCAACCATGTACCTATCTGTGGGCAATTGTCAAGATGGGGAGACTAGTGGATTATGA
- the LOC122086282 gene encoding embryo-specific protein ATS3A-like: MMKRKKSRGSILALSVLLFAFEVMSLPRLAIANAFEDLPVPPLNKENYCNYTVTIETTCTRGADTSNLVSLRFGDTKSNDIIVRRLNSKHVRRVDPLDPTVLDDVPRKPFQACTVDQFQVRGLCVESPICYIYLKLRGSDDWRPGLARVHVLGAPHLSSDYYYFRRYLPRHVWHGFDTCDKELTPFGMRYKRKVFPTNKAPKSIPILPP, encoded by the exons atgatgaagaggaagaagagcagGGGATCGATCCTCGCCCTTTCTGTTCTTCTATTTGCTTTCGAGGTAATGTCGTTGCCGAGACTCGCCATCGCCAATGCCTTCGAAGACCTTCCAGTTCCGCCATTAAACAAG GAGAACTACTGCAACTATACGGTTACCATAGAGACGACATGTACCAGAGGAGCGGATACATCGAACCTTGTGAGCCTACGATTCGGTGATACAAAGTCTAACGACATTATCGTGCGCCGCCTCAACTCCAAGCATGTGAGGAGGGTAGACCCACTGGATCCAACGGTTCTGGACGACGTGCCAAGAAAACCGTTCCAGGCCTGCACCGTGGACCAGTTCCAGGTGAGGGGTCTGTGCGTGGAGTCTCCTATTTGCTATATCTATCTCAAACTAAGGGGAAGCGATGATTGGAGACCAGGTCTGGCCCGGGTCCATGTTTTGGGTGCACCGCATCTCTCCTCCGACTATTACTACTTCCGTAGGTATCTTCCTAGGCACGTGTGGCATGGATTTGACACTTGTGATAAGGAGTTGACTCCCTTTGGTATGAGGTACAAGAGGAAGGTGTTCCCAACAAATAAGGCCCCCAAATCAATACCAATACTGCCTCCTTAA